The Anastrepha ludens isolate Willacy chromosome 2, idAnaLude1.1, whole genome shotgun sequence DNA window AGAcaaaggcgaattgagtactgaaggtggcgccattaaGCAACAGTTACTTTactctgacgtcagctcccttcgcaatacaaaacaaacgaactaCAAAAGCAGGGAAATTACATGTTCGTGAAATTCACTGAATGGCCTGGTAATATTGTGTATTGTGAGATTAAAACTATACAAACGAGGTACAGCgtattaaattgttaaagcaTAAATGAATacaaagcctccaaatgcagttcgtttgtgtttttatgcggaagacgccgtgcccagaatgtatgtgcgtgtgcaaGAACGATAGAGAAACAGATtgtgccttccgaattcgccgtgtcgtaagagttcatgaataaacaagcaaacgaaaggggaattacttgtttatgaagaagaagagtaggcgaaagcaatggaaacaaccaaacacaagattTTACGAATACACGtatactttcttgccacggcgtcttccgcataaaaatgcaaacaaactgTATTTGGAGGATTTATTTTAATTCGCGCTCTCACAATTTAGCACACAACACTTCATTTGAATTActttgattagtttaaatctcacaaatcacaatactaccaagccattcactaaattttcacaaacatgtaatttctactacttttgtttgttttgttcgatTATTTTGTATAGCAAACTGAGCTGACATTAGACTtgccaaaatcgcgaaaaataaagtaactgctttttaatggcgccacctgAGATATTCTATTCGCCTTGTGGTCAGATGCTGTAATAACAATTAGATGATTCGTAAAAGGAAAAAGGAAACAGAAATGTTCGCTTTATTGAATAATGCATTTATGATTGCTGATGTTAACTAGCTGTAAAAACATATtgcgaattttttattaatagtagAATGGATATAAGaagcttaaggggttaggccactctaggattttcaaaatatcgaaattttttttttttgcttaaaagatgctttaaactctttagaatataaaacaaaaagtcctatgcgtgaaaaaaatgtttatctctaATATTTCGCACTTTTGCGCGAGCGCCTCTGAAGTCTCTGACATgactatttcaaatttaaaccgtgtttatctcaaaacgtgatttttcaaaactgcacgcagcataacacaaacaatttttaatattttcacttgtaaTTGTACAAGGATCTTTAGAACATTATTCCGCACTGAAATACGcacggatttttttattaattaattacaaaaatttttataaacaattaacggttccattttagatgaaaaattctacttttgacttcaaacatctgcaaaatacacaaatttcaatatttctaaaatcccgtatgtatttctacagctatactcacgtcgattgagaagaatttttttaatttggtttaggtGGACATTTACGTCAGTTGTACTGCGTGCCGTGAAGTGCCTTTTTCGCAGGGCGCGTTCAGAGATTCACTCCAAAGGCgtcattttgtaatatttttcaataaaaatatttgtaattacacttaaatacatgcttaataatatacttaaaaagttttttcctagcacctttctttcaatgtaaaaaaaatccttaaaaactgCTTTTTTTACAGTAGCTAGAGTGGCGTAACCCCTTAATTAAATATCTgaatatgtatattagtttaaaattgtAGCAATGCATGAATACACATTAAGGCCAAAAGCTAAACAATCTATTACGAACATATGTAAAAATTACTATAACGAAAATAATTATAGAGTTCGAAATACAATACCTAATGATTTTATTTGGTGATTATTGGCTTTGTTTTTAATGTATCcgattttatttccatttaaaatggCATATGAGTTTTGTCGCCAGTGATACGAAATTTTATCGAACAGTGTAAGCGCTCTCTGTGCTTTAACATGACATTCgtaaataattcatttaagcTCAAACTCAAAAATGgatgaaaatatacaaaaattgcaaaattatattataagtcCGGAATTGCCAATACATAATCCCTTGCCGGAAATAATACCGCGACAATGTGATACAACTCGTCTGATGCATTTACCGAAAGGTGCTACCAGCACCAAACTGGTGCCACGTCGTGACTTTATCACAGGCGAGATCATTGAGTTTGTTGAGGTTGATTTAGTAGATGTGGGAGCGAATGCATGCAATTCTACCTCAATGCGACGAGAACCCGGACTGCTTATGGAAGCAACTCGAGGTTCCGCTATGAACTTTCCTTTCTGGCCGGGTGGATTCGACGAGCCTCCACGAGAAATCATGAAACCGAACATTGACTTGGATTTAGGCACAGAGTTGCTGACAGTGCCACCAGGATTTCAAAAAGGCTATAATTTTGAGGATAGCATGTTGAAAGTGATTTCGGGAGGTACAGTGTTAGGAGGGAGTAATAATGTCAACCTATTAAAAAACCTGGAAAAAGATCTTGATGTTCAGGAATGGCTCAAACTGGCAGAACAACCAACGGAAGCGGATTCTGTAACTGATTTTAATAACTCAGGCGAATTTAAAGATGTTGAAGAGCAGATTATGAGCGCAGACCTGAAACCCGTACTTGAAATATCGAATACAAATACTAAATCGGCATTTAGCAGCGAATGGGCTGAAATGGTAGATATTTCACAGCCTATTACGAACTTCAAAGATAAGATTCCGTGTCCCGCCATGACCTACCCATTTGAGTTGGATGTATTTCAGAAGCAGGCTATTATTAAATTAGAAGAGCGACAATATGTCTTTGTTGCAGCGCATACATCTGCCGGTAAAACAGTAGTGGCAGAGTATGCAATAGCCTTGTCACAACGGGACCTAACGCGCACAATATACACTTCACCTATTAAAGCGCTGTCAAATCAAAAATATCGAGACtttaagaaaacttttaaagacGTTGGACTAATAACCGGTGATTTACAAATTGATCCCACTGCTTCGTGCCTTATTATGACCACGGAGATTCTACGGTCAATGCTTTATTGCGGTAGTGAAATAACACGAGACCTCGAATACGTAATTTTTGACGAAGTACACTATATAAACAATCCTGAGCGCGGTCATGTGTGGGAAGAGGTGataatacataattttgttttatatatttaccatatgcaattttttttataggtaATAATATTACTCCCAGACCATGTAAATATAATCATGTTGAGCGCTACTGTGCCGAACACGTTAGAATTGGCCGACTGGGTTGGCAgcaccaaaaaaagaaaagtctATGTGATAAGCACACTTAAACGTCCAGTCCCACTTATGCATTACCTTTACACCGGCTGTGGTGGAAAAAGTAAAGACGACATATATTTACTAGTAGACGCTGATGGTAACTATCTGCAGAAAAATTACGAGCGGGCGGTAGAGCGCAAAAAAGAAATGCAATCCAAATCAAAGGGTGGTCAGAGTGGTGGTCCGCCAGCAAAAAATTTCGTAAGCGCTAAGCAAGATCAAAACATGTGGATTGGGCTGATAGACTTTCTGAAACGCAATCAAAAAATGCCCGTCGTCGCATTTACATTATCACGCAATCGCTGTGACATTAATTTACaggtaaaatttgtttagataCCTTAACTATTTTGATCTGTCTATATTTAATTTCAGGCTTTGCAATCAGTTGACTTAAATACTGCCCGCGAAAAAGGTTCTgttcaaaaattctttcagcaatGCTTACAAAAGCTTAAACCGCCAGACCGTCAATTACCACAAGTTCTTACAATGAAAGACTCACTTGAGCGCGGAATCGGCGTTCACCACAGTGGGATACTTCCCATACTAAAGGAGATTGTGGAGATGCTCTTTCAATCCGGTTTGGTTAAACTACTCTTCGCGACGGAAACTTTTGCAATGGGTGTCAATATGCCTGCTCGTACAGTTATATTTGATTCGCACCGCAAATATGATGGAATTGAGGTGCGAAATCTGAAGCCAGGCGAATATATCCAAATGGCCGGACGTGCCGGTCGTCGAGGACATGATGAAAACGGCACTGTGATATTATTGTGCAAAGCACAGGTGCCGCCTTCGATGGATCTGCGCTCAATGATACTAGGCCAACCAGAAAAGTTACAATCGCAATTTATATTGCGTTATGCCGTCATATTAACTTGCCTGCGCATTGAAAGCATTAAAGTAGAGGACATAATTCAGTTCAGTTTCAAAGAGTTTAATCAAAAGCTTCAAATACCAGCGCAGAAGAAACAACTGGAAGTGGCGCAAGACAAGTTTTCCCAACTACCCGAACTGGGTGAACACCTACAGCCACTATGTCGATTCTACGAACTCGCTCAGGAATATCTCACTGAGCGGCAACGTCTCATGGCATGTTTgtggaaatattttcttttatagttttaatactttttctcttgtttcatagaaatttttgttatcgcaaCCTAAAATAGCGAAAGAATTGAAAGTTGGTAGGGTGCTTGTGGTTACACAAGGCAGACACTACAACAAGTTGGGTATAATActttctataaaatctactcCAGGAAAAGATACAATATACAGATTATTAGTATTGCAACATCAGTTTAAAGCAATTGACCAGAAGGTATTATAATACCGTTATAATTAAACATTCCTAACTATTACTCGTACTGCTTTTTTTTCCTCTTACTCCATTTAAAAGGATAACTTTCATCGCAGTGAAATGTACTACAAAATAGTGTCATTAACTCCACAGCACAAGTTCTTCCAGCCCGAGGGTATCGGTGGCCATGACGTAATCGATGTAAAAGCCGTCGATATAGTTGAGATTACGAAAAGCACCATAAAAGTTGATGGCGATGTAATAATTCGCAATTGGGAGCAACGTCAAATCGAACGTTTCAGGGATACCCCACCAGGTGCAACTGTGGTGAAGGCAGTAAGTGAGTTACAACAACTCAACCAAAATTACATAGACAAACCGGAAACGTTGAAATTCATGAACATCTCAAAAGAGATTAATTTAAGTCAGGAGAATGAATTAGCGCAAATTCGCTACACGGAGCATTTGTGGAAGCAGCTTCTCGCAGTATTGCCTCATACGAACATTGCTGGTTATGAACAAGAATTCGCCACTGTTTATGAGCGCAAAGTGTTGGAACGGCGTATAGAGGAGTTGAAGTTTAAAAATTCGACTAAAAATCTCTCACTTTATCCGGATTACTGCAATAAATTGAAGGTGTTGCGTGCTCTTAAGTACATCGATGATTTGGACGAGGGTAAATAGTATTATGGAAATATGGAATTTCTTTACTTCAAAACCAGTTGCATTTTTATCTCAGTTACCTTAAAAGGCAAAGTTGCTTGTGAAATGGGGCAGAACGAGCTATTAATAACCGAATTAATACTGTGTAATATGTTCAATGATCTCCAACCCGCGGAAATTGCGGCTCTGCTTTCTGGTCTAGTATTTCAAGGAAAAATCCAAGGAGAACCGGTGATtccggagaagttgaaaaaagtatgaaattttcattgatttaacTCATTCCATATTTTgtaaggaaataaaattaatttttgcagtgTGTTAAGGAATTCGAGGATATCAACGATACAATTTTAGCCGAAGAACTGCGCCATCAAACAATAGTAGAATCAGATAATCGCCTCAACTTTGGATTACTTGAAGTTGTGTACGAATGGGCCCGAAATAAGGTATACCTCTGAAAGTTGTTTATGTCCGAAGAAATTCAACATCCattcatattatattattttatttatttcaacattcTTTGGTTTTGGTCGTCCGCTGTAATAATTTGGAGAAAACAACGAAGATCGTTGTCGTTAATTTCTTCTGTTACTACAGCATCCAATGTAGTTagcaaataagtaaaatttaaatgtttagaaatttgaaaaaagtttacttTCTACCTTTCAATGTCGGTTAGCCATTTGctgaaataatgaaattaactGAAGTGCAAGAAGGTATAATCGTGCGTTGCATACAACAATTGGATGAAACTCTACGTGACGTTAAAACAGCTGCCATTCGTATTGGCAATCCAACATTGCAGAGCAAAATGGAAGAAGCATCAACCGCCATTAAACGAGACATAGTCTTCACCGCAAGTTTGTACACCGCATTATGATTTGCTAAAGCAATTGAACttcctgaaaaaataaaaattttacgaaataaagttttatacatacaattttgttttaattaatatacggtctgctttattttacaaaatggttttattacaaaatgtaATAAACGTCAGTTTTATATTGttggttttttaaaatatatgtgcGCCAACTAAACGACAACTTCAACGGGCgttcaatacatacatatgtattttacgaATAAAGGCTTGTTCACGTACACAATTTACATAATTTAACCTTTTTAACGCTTACGTATTATGCTTTATGAACTAAATTTGAGTTGTAAAAGTAATGTTAAAAACGTAGTATCCGTAgattgtacatatacatttatcGCGACTCCGGTTTAAACTTGGGTGGAACAACCATGCCGTGCATGCGTTTctgctttttagatttttttgatttactgGCACCAGATTGAAAATCATGCCAACTATTTACACGGTTCTGACGCGACTCTTCAAAATTCTTTTGCCACTCTAAATCGGCCTTACGTTTCTCTTCCTCCTCTATTTCTGCCTCTCGTTTACGTTTACGCTCCTCTTGATCTCGCTGATCCAACTGTTGTCGACGACGTTCCATATCGGCAAACAATTTCATCACCATCACATACACGGCGTGTTTGTACTTTGCTGGATCATCTTCAGGGATGCTTTCAAAGCCTTTGCTTTCCTTGCGCAGTTTCTTCCGTTTTTCTGCAATCTGGAAATggtaacaatatttattattattatttattagaataatataaaatattacactaacTTAAAAAAAGAGCACACTAGCTGCTTGGACCTTCGGTGCTTGGTAATTATGAGATTATGTTTAAGTTTTAAGGTATAGGATATATGACAATTTTACGAGCTTTCAATTAGGCCGATTGCCTTaataaagttatatattttaatgacatTCTCTGTTGAGGTATTTTTCACAC harbors:
- the LOC128854820 gene encoding SKI2 subunit of superkiller complex protein is translated as MDENIQKLQNYIISPELPIHNPLPEIIPRQCDTTRLMHLPKGATSTKLVPRRDFITGEIIEFVEVDLVDVGANACNSTSMRREPGLLMEATRGSAMNFPFWPGGFDEPPREIMKPNIDLDLGTELLTVPPGFQKGYNFEDSMLKVISGGTVLGGSNNVNLLKNLEKDLDVQEWLKLAEQPTEADSVTDFNNSGEFKDVEEQIMSADLKPVLEISNTNTKSAFSSEWAEMVDISQPITNFKDKIPCPAMTYPFELDVFQKQAIIKLEERQYVFVAAHTSAGKTVVAEYAIALSQRDLTRTIYTSPIKALSNQKYRDFKKTFKDVGLITGDLQIDPTASCLIMTTEILRSMLYCGSEITRDLEYVIFDEVHYINNPERGHVWEEVIILLPDHVNIIMLSATVPNTLELADWVGSTKKRKVYVISTLKRPVPLMHYLYTGCGGKSKDDIYLLVDADGNYLQKNYERAVERKKEMQSKSKGGQSGGPPAKNFVSAKQDQNMWIGLIDFLKRNQKMPVVAFTLSRNRCDINLQALQSVDLNTAREKGSVQKFFQQCLQKLKPPDRQLPQVLTMKDSLERGIGVHHSGILPILKEIVEMLFQSGLVKLLFATETFAMGVNMPARTVIFDSHRKYDGIEVRNLKPGEYIQMAGRAGRRGHDENGTVILLCKAQVPPSMDLRSMILGQPEKLQSQFILRYAVILTCLRIESIKVEDIIQFSFKEFNQKLQIPAQKKQLEVAQDKFSQLPELGEHLQPLCRFYELAQEYLTERQRLMKFLLSQPKIAKELKVGRVLVVTQGRHYNKLGIILSIKSTPGKDTIYRLLVLQHQFKAIDQKDNFHRSEMYYKIVSLTPQHKFFQPEGIGGHDVIDVKAVDIVEITKSTIKVDGDVIIRNWEQRQIERFRDTPPGATVVKAVSELQQLNQNYIDKPETLKFMNISKEINLSQENELAQIRYTEHLWKQLLAVLPHTNIAGYEQEFATVYERKVLERRIEELKFKNSTKNLSLYPDYCNKLKVLRALKYIDDLDEVTLKGKVACEMGQNELLITELILCNMFNDLQPAEIAALLSGLVFQGKIQGEPVIPEKLKKCVKEFEDINDTILAEELRHQTIVESDNRLNFGLLEVVYEWARNKPFAEIMKLTEVQEGIIVRCIQQLDETLRDVKTAAIRIGNPTLQSKMEEASTAIKRDIVFTASLYTAL